From the Chloroflexus aurantiacus J-10-fl genome, one window contains:
- a CDS encoding cobalamin-binding protein — MSSVKTMRIVSLLPGTTEIVCALGLADHLVAVTHECDYPPEVKGLPVVTRSLLDETETASSSEIDTAVRERARNELSIYELDMELLSSLQPDIILTQALCDVCAVPLHQVEASLANPAIQVLSFEPVDLAGIFGSIKAIGRALGVAERAEHLVNELTARVERVKTLAAQATSRPRVVCIEWLDPVFGPGHWVPEMVAIAGGQPLLGTAGGHSRRIIWTDVIASAPEVLIVMPCGFTLERTIAEARAILPQRAGWDALPAVRMGRVFAVDGNAYFSRPGPRIVDSLELLASMIHPELFAGWGPTGASAVIQ; from the coding sequence ATGTCAAGCGTGAAGACCATGCGCATTGTCTCGCTGCTACCAGGAACAACCGAAATTGTCTGTGCATTAGGTCTGGCTGACCATCTGGTAGCTGTGACCCACGAATGTGATTATCCGCCGGAGGTGAAAGGACTACCGGTTGTAACCCGGAGCCTGCTCGACGAAACAGAGACCGCTTCCTCTTCCGAGATAGATACGGCTGTACGTGAACGTGCTCGCAATGAACTATCAATCTACGAGCTTGACATGGAGTTGCTATCATCGTTACAGCCCGATATTATCTTAACCCAGGCGTTGTGTGATGTCTGTGCTGTACCGCTGCATCAGGTCGAGGCCAGTCTGGCTAACCCGGCGATCCAGGTGCTTTCATTTGAACCGGTTGATCTGGCCGGTATTTTTGGTTCGATCAAAGCGATTGGGCGTGCGTTGGGTGTGGCTGAACGGGCCGAACATCTCGTCAACGAACTCACAGCGCGGGTTGAGCGAGTGAAGACACTGGCAGCGCAGGCAACTTCACGGCCACGGGTGGTTTGTATCGAATGGCTCGATCCGGTTTTCGGTCCTGGCCACTGGGTGCCCGAAATGGTAGCAATTGCAGGTGGTCAGCCACTCCTTGGCACTGCGGGTGGGCATTCGCGACGGATCATCTGGACTGATGTGATAGCGAGTGCGCCTGAAGTATTGATTGTGATGCCGTGTGGATTCACGCTTGAGCGAACGATTGCTGAAGCGCGCGCTATTCTTCCCCAACGAGCCGGTTGGGATGCGCTACCGGCGGTACGAATGGGAAGAGTCTTTGCGGTAGATGGTAACGCCTACTTTAGCCGACCCGGGCCGCGGATCGTTGACAGTCTGGAATTATTGGCTTCCATGATCCATCCCGAACTGTTTGCCGGTTGGGGGCCGACAGGAGCGAGTGCTGTTATACAGTGA